Part of the Caretta caretta isolate rCarCar2 chromosome 7, rCarCar1.hap1, whole genome shotgun sequence genome is shown below.
CCTCCACACAGCTTCTTACAGGGACAAATATggttctaagggtatgtctacactacggaataaggtcgaatttatagaagtcggttttttagaaatcggttttatatattcgagtgtgtgtgtccccacagaaaatgctctaagtgcattaactcggcggagtgcttccacagtaccgaggctagagttgacttccggagcgttgcattgtggatagctatcccacagttcccgcagtctccgctgcccattggaattctgggttgagatcccaatgcctgatggggctaaaacattgtcgtgggtggttctgggtacatatcgtcaggcccccgtttcctccctccctccgtgaacgcaagggcagacaatcgtttcgcgccttttttcctgagttacctgtgcagacgccataccatggcaagcgtggagcccgctcagataaccgtcaccctatgtctcctgggtgctggcagacacggtacggctttgctacacagtagcagcaaccccttgccttgtggcagcagacggtacagtacgactggtagccgtcatcgtcatgtccgaggtgctcctggccatgtcggctgggagcacctggacagacatgggcgcagggactaaatttggagtgacttgaccaggtcattccctttagtcctgcagtcagtcctattgaaccgtcttatggtgagcaggcaggcgataaggattgctagcagtcgtactgtaccatcttctgccaggcaggcaagagatgaggatggctagcagtcgtactgtaccatcttctgccgagcagccatgagatgtggatggcatgcagtccttctgcaccatgctgccagccaaagatgtaaaagatagatggagtggatcaaaacaagaaatagaccagatttgttttgtactcatttgcctcctcccctgtctaggggactcattcctctaggtcacactgtagtcactcacagagaaggtgcagtgaggtaaatctagccatgtatcaatcagaggccaggctaacctccttgttccaataagaacaataacttaggttcaccatttcttattggaaccctccgtgaagtcctgcctgaaatactccttgatgtaaagacaccccctttgttgattttagctccctgaagccaaccctgtaagccgtgttgtcagtcgcccctccctccatcagagcaatggcagacaatcattccgcgccttttttctatgcggacgccataccaaggcaagcatggaggccgctcagctcactttggcaattaggagcacattaaacaccacacgcattatccagcagtatatgcagcagttattttcccagaccagaaaataactgttggggatgttgaaatgcctatatgtatccttggggacccagcctacctcttaatgccatggctcatgaagccgtacacaggcagcctggacagtagtcaggagctgttcaactacaggctgagcaagtgcagaatggtggtagaatgtgcatttggatgtttaaaggcgcgctggcgcagtttactgactcgcttagacctcagcgaaaccaatattcccactgttattactgcttgctgtgtgctccacaatatctgtgagagtaagggggagacgtttatggcagggtgggaggttgaggcaaatcgcctggctgctggttacgcgcagccagacaccagggcagttagaagagcacaggagggcgcggtacgcatcagagaagctttgaaaaccagtttcatgactggccaggctacggtgtgaaagttctgtttgtttctccttgatgaaaccccccgccccttggttcactctacttccctgtaaactaaccacccgcccctcctcccttcagtcaccgcttgcagaggcaataaagtcattgttgcttcacatttatgcattctttattcattcatcacacaaatagggggatgaatAGGGAataggaggggtggtggaggagggaaggaaaatgccacacagcactttaagcacagcactttaaaagtttacaactttaaaatttattgaatgacagccttcttttttttgggcaatcctctgtggtggagtggctggttggccggaggcccccccactgcgttcttgggagtctgggtgtggaggctatggaacttggggaggaggacagttggttacacaggggctgtagtggcagtctgtgctccagctgcctttgctgcagctcagccatgcactggagcatactggtttggtcctccagcagcctcagcattgaatcctgcctcctctcatcacgctgctgccacatttgagcttcagccctctcttcagcccgccacttaatctcttcagcccaccacttactctcttcagcccgccacctctcctcccggtcattttgtgcttttctgcactctgacattatttgcctccacgcattcgtctgtgctctgtcagtgtgggaggacagcatgagctcggagaacatttcatcgcgagtgcgttattttttctttctaagcttcactagcctctgggaaggagaagatcctgtgataattgaaacacatgcagctggtggagaaaaaaaaagtgacagcggtatttaaaaagacacattttataaaacagtggctacactctttcagggtaaaccttgctgttaacattacatacatagcacatgtgctttcgttacaaggtcgcattttgcctccccccaccgcgtggctaccccctcaaccttcccccctccctgtggctaacagcggagaacatttctgtttagccacaggcaaacagcccagcaggctcCTCtaagtgtcccctgaagaaaagcactctatttcaaccaggtgaccatgaattatatctcactctcctgaggataacacagagagataaagaacggatgttgtttgaatgccagcaaacatacactgcaatgctttgttctacaatgattcccgagtacatgttactggcctggagtggtaaagtgtcctactatgaaggacgcaataaggctgccctccccagaaaccttttgcaaaggctttaggagtacatctaggagaaccgcgaatgccagggcaaagtaatcctttcacatgcttgcttttaaaccatgtatagtattttaaaaggtacactcaccagaggtcccttctccgcctgctgggtccaggaggcagccttgggtgggttcggggggtactggctccaggtccagggtgagaaacagttcctggctgtcgggaaaaccggtttctccgcttgcttgttgtgagctatctacaacctcatcatcatcatcatcttcttcgtccccaaaacctgcttccgtattgcctccatctccattgaaggagtcaaacaacacggctggggtagtggtggctgaaccccctaaaatggcatgcagctcatcatagaagcggcatgtttggggctctgacccggagcggccgttcgcctctctggttttctggtaggcttgcctcagctccttcagtttcacgcggcactgcttcgggtccctattatggcctctgtccttcatgccctgggagattttgacaaaggttttggcatttcgaaaactggaacggagttctgatagcacggattcctctccccaaacagcgatcagatcccgtacctcccgttcggtccatgctggagctcttttgcgattctgggactccatcatggtcacctctgctgatgagctctgcatggtcacctgcagcttgccacgctggccaaacaggaaatgagatttgaaagtgcgcggttcttttcctgtctacctggccagtgcatctgagttgagagtgctgtccagaggggtcacaatggagcactctgggatagctcccggaggccaataccattgaattgtgtccacagtaccccaaattcgagctggcaaggccgatttaagcgctaatccacttgtcaggggtggagtaaggaaatggattttaagagccctttaagtcgaaataaagggcttcatcgtgtggacgggtgcaggtttacatcgatttaatgctgctaaatttgacctaaagtcctagtgtagaccagggctaaaactCTTTGCTCAAAATGCGGGGGGAGGAA
Proteins encoded:
- the LOC142072911 gene encoding myb/SANT-like DNA-binding domain-containing protein 7, with translation MQSSSAEVTMMESQNRKRAPAWTEREVRDLIAVWGEESVLSELRSSFRNAKTFVKISQGMKDRGHNRDPKQCRVKLKELRQAYQKTREANGRSGSEPQTCRFYDELHAILGGSATTTPAVLFDSFNGDGGNTEAGFGDEEDDDDDEVVDSSQQASGETGFPDSQELFLTLDLEPVPPEPTQGCLLDPAGGEGTSAACVSIITGSSPSQRLVKLRKKK